The following nucleotide sequence is from Triticum dicoccoides isolate Atlit2015 ecotype Zavitan chromosome 7B, WEW_v2.0, whole genome shotgun sequence.
TCCCGGCCGATCGCCCATGCGTTAATGAGCACCATGACGCCCTTGGGCACATCGTAGCCAAGAACACGTCGGGGCTCTAGGCACTCCCGGGGGAGGAGCAGCGGCGCCACCGGGTGTAGACGGAGGGTCTCTTTGATTACTAGATGTAGATAGTGCAGCTCGGGCAGGGCCTCCTCACGGACCCGGCTCTCTCCGGCGAAGGTGCCGCGCACCTCCGACTGTGCCCTCAGGAGCGCAGCGGGGGCTCGCATGAGCTCCGCCATCGCCCATTCTATCGTTGTCGATGTGGACTCACTCCCTGCCGCAAACATATCCTGCAAAAAAATAACATAACTTCATGAATCGAGAGGCTGAAAGAATTTCATCTAGACACACAGGTCAATCTTACGGTGATTATGGCACGGATGGTTCTGTTGTCGAGAGGCCCGTCGATGCCACCATCCGCTTGGATCCGGATTAGCACGTCCAGGAGGTCCTCTTCCTCGTCCCTGGTGCCGGCTGACATCCTCCTCGCACGGTGCTCCTCGGTGATGCGGTCCATGAGCTGGCTCATCTCGCGGCTGAGCAACTCCGCCCGGCGTAACGCCCCGCTGAATGCGCGCGCAAGGCGCGACGATGGGAACAGGTCTGCGAGACTGAACCCGACGACCAGCTTGACGCCCTCGTCGAGGCGCTCCAAGAACTCGTCGCGGAGATCCCCGATGGGGTGGCCCAGCACCGtgcgcgtcaccacgtcggtgatgtAGGCGGAGAGGAGGAAGCTGACGTTCATGGGCCCTGACGCCGACGACAACGACGCAACAGTGGCCACCAGGGCGGCTGTCTCGACCTCGCGTGCTCCCCGTTGGGACCGGACCTGCCGCGCGCCGAGCAGCCCGGTTGTGCTGAGCTTCCGGGCCTGCCGCCAGTGCTCACCGTGAGGCGCGAAGGCGATGCCGAGGCCTTCCCTCGTGAGCGCGCGCATGGTGGCGGTCCGCGGCCGTGTGGCGAATGCCGCGTCGTGGGTTTTCATGATCTCGCTTGCCGCGCCGGCTGACGAAGCCACGGTGACCTCCAGCTCTCCTAGATGGAGCAGCATGAGCGGGGCGTCGTACGCACGGGCGAGGTCACGCAGGGCGCGGTGTGGTAGCGCTAGCGCGCCGACGAGGTGGTGCAGGCTGCCGATGACTGGCAGCCGCCATGGCCCCGGGGGCAGGTTCTTGCCCCCGTGCTTGCGCGGCAGCCTGAACTTGACGATGAGGAGCAGGACCATGGGCAGCAGGAGGAAGAGGTAATTGTTGTAGTACATGACCTCTTGATCTTGTTGCGCCATGGCTGCCTGGAGAGTCCGAAGTTTCTACATACATGATACtatatatagcagcagcagcacgtGCATGATGGTACCATGTCAATGTCGACTCAGATACGTATCAATTTTGCACGGCAATTAAACTGTTCACGTTTATATGCATTGCCCTCCTTTTCTCATCATCTCGAGCTTTCGGATGAACAGGCTGGTCCTTGCAATTCTACACGATATCATCCTACCTGATCCAAAACCCTAGCCGTCGTTGCCACTTTCACACCGCGCCGCCCTCGAGACGGTCGATCTCTATGATCGCCACCGGGGCCTCGCCGCCCATACCAAGGGTTCGTCGACCGGTCGTATTGATCGGCCATCTTAGAGAGTCTTTTCCTGATCCTTTATCCGGATTCTTTTCTTTGACACCAGTCGTCTTCATCAacgtttctttttggttttctgatATAAGATCAGTTTGTGTCACCCGACGCACCCGTTGACGTTGCGCTCCTCTAATCCGATACCGGCGCGgccacccggcggcctcgcgcgacaAGGCGGCTTGTCACAACCGCAGTCCGCGCGTCTGTCGCCTGTCACTCTGCGCCGGACGTCGCCGCCCTGCACCGAACGGGACTCCTTCATCACCAACCGCCTCCACCTCACACACGGCACAGTGCTCGCCGCTCGGGCCTGGCTACTCGggcgtcgctgctgctttggccacTCAGGCTTTGCTGCTCGGGCGCCGGTGCTGCGTGGCCGCTCAGGCGCCGACGCTTGATGAGCACGTGCGCACATCGTCCCATGCCGGCCGTACTCTCCTGCTTCTGCTCGAACTCCGTGACTTTGACCTCATCACTGTAGCGTCCCCGACCTTGCGGCCGATCTGATTGATCACCTGCCCACCTGCGATACGCCCTATCCACACCACACGACCGACCAGGCCAGTCGCTTGCGGGTGCCTCCACAGATCCCGTGAAGATTGTCCCCGAGTCAAATGCGCCCCTCCACAGATCAAGCAAATGGGCCACTTTTGCGTCACCCCGTCGGACCACAACGTCACTAGTTCTCCCCGCGGCTGCACCGACGCACGGGCTACCGCTATGTCGCCAGCCGGGTCCTTAACTCAAGGCCTATTGGCTCTGATGCCATGTAGAGNNNNNNNNNNNNNNNNNNNNNNNNNNNNNNNNNNNNNNNNNNNNNNNNNNNNNNNNNNNNNNNNNNNNNNNNNNNNNNNNNNNNNNNNNNNNNNNNNNNNNNNNNNNNNNNNNNNNNNNNNNNNNNNNNNNNNNNNNNNNNNNNNNNNNNNNNNNNNNNNNNNNNNNNNNNNNNNNNNNNNNNNNNNNNNNNNNNNNNNNNNNNNNNNNNNNNNNNNNNNNNNNNNNNNNNNNNNNNNNNNNNNNNNNNNNNNNNNNNNNNAGGAAAGATAAGATAGACTAGGATGTGGTCTAGCTCTTCTTGTACTTTATGATGGTCATGTACTTCTATATATACgctcacgaggctcaagcaatacacaaTCAACGAGGTCTTGAATTCAAGCTCCAGCTAGCGCAATTTAAAACTTACAAATTACAGCCTGCTTTCGGTCTAtgtttaggcctgagggagccacacaTGAGAGAAAGTGTTGACGTATAAATGCATTGCCCTCCTTTCCCCAATCAGCCTGAGCTTTTGGGTGAACATTCTGGTGCGTGCAATTCTACATAAACATTGGGTTGCTAAATCTCAGAGACTTAACTAAATCTTACTCGATGCTATATTCGTGAGATCTTCCGTGAAGattcgtgcaaaattttcttttgcattttttttctttttatccgTTATGTCACTTGCCTAAGGCCTAGCCACACCCATTAAACATCACACTTGCTAAACTTCAAGtacctttttttcttttgcattaGTTGATTTCCTCTTTATGCGAGAACCTGGGCGGGGACGGCATGAGGAGCGCCGGCCACGACGAAGCCAAGCCATGCACGAGCAGGAGCCGGCAGGAGCGAGTCCAAAACATGACGAGTGTGGGTCCTAGGGGTGAGGGGGCAGTAAGAGTTGCTACAGGTTGATGGGGCTTACAGGAGGATGGTCGTGGCGGTGACAAGGAATGGCAGTGGTGGATGttgggaggaggacgtggcggcaaGATGGCGTGTATCAGCACCAGCCGGCCGTAGAGGCAGAGGCAAGTGGTTGGGGCGGGTTAGGTGGGCGGCANNNNNNNNNNNNNNNNNNNNNNNNNNNNNNNNNNNNNNNNNNNNNNNNNNNNNNNNNNNNNNNNNNNNNNNNNNNNNNNNNNNNNNNNNNNNNNNNNNNNNNNNNNNNNNNNNNNNNNNNNNNNNNNNNNNNNNNNNNNNNNNNNNNNNNNNNNNNNNNNNNNNNNNNNNNNNNNNNNNNNNNNNNNCGGGTGGAAGATTGATCCAACGGCTAACCAAAAAATCAACTGAGCGAAACATTTTCATCAGGTACCTAATAGATAGGTGATCCCATaaaacatactccctctgtcccaaaaataaatgtctcaactttaaTACAAGTTTGCACTAAAGATAGTATAAAATTGAGaaatttattttgggacggagtatTCTGCAAATGGTTTTATTACCGTCCTTTCGGTTACAGCAATCCAACCACGCTACTTCCTTATTTTGTCAAtaatagcaaacatgcccgtgtgttgcactggGAGAAAAATGACTCCTCATATACACACTCGACGACATCAACAAATTCTTTGAAATCTTTTACGATGTTGCACGACAAACAACAAGATAAATGGTGTTGTGCAAAAATATAAAGGTGGAATGATTTTTAGTGTACTCAAGGTGTTTTCAATTTATTAGACAACCAAAATATCGACCTAGTCACCGCTATCTTTTTACGCCTTTGTTGTCGTTCCTCCATAGTGATTCCCGACAAATATTGCATTAGGATGAAAATAGAGAAGTACATTTTAGTATTCAACGATAACTTGTGCATACGAGCATTATTTTTTCTTGCTGATATATGTGTTTGCAACTGTAATCTAAGTCAAGATTTAATTTAGTTGCAAATATATTAATACTTTAGTGTTGCAAACATATTAGTAGTTTAGTGTACATCATCGTATATGGGTTAGTTATTGTGCACTGTGTGAAATAGAGAGGATAATTATATACTTGTTGTAACCTTTAGCATATGGTAGCCGATTGGAATCAACATCCCGTGTGGTGCTAATAATAGCTTTTGCGCCAATTTAAATGGTATAGGAAGATATATAATAGTCATTTTCAAAATACCACATATAAAGAAGGCACTAGTTAAGATTGAATCCTAAATCAAATTTTTAGAAATGATTACCATGCAAGAGGATAGCATATTTAAAATCCACATTTTTCTGAgaaattttcatatataacatgttagattTTGAGTTAGGATAAAAAATATATGAATATTTTAAAAAGTATTTGAATATGCCCGATAAAAAAATTAAGCAAAAAGTGCACTCACTTTTTTTTGAGGGTTTGGCCAAAATTTATTCATCAAAGTCCACAGATGGTGGGATACAAGTTGTGTCATGGGGCTGGCCCAGCCACACATGACGACCCGATGCAAGGTTAAGGGAAAACCTAGCTAAACTATGTGCCTCATAGTTGTTGGCACGACCTTCAAAAATAAATTTACAAGAAAAGGATAGAGCTCTAGCCCTGACTTCGCTGGTAATAGCTGCATAACTGCACAAAGTACCCTGGCTGATGTCCTGGATCACTTGCTTGGAGTCGCTGGCTATTACAAATTGAGTAACTTGGAGATCTTCAGCCAGACAAAGAGCCTCACGGCATGCAATCATCTCCATTGTTGCCGGATCGTCCACTCCAGAAATCACAATAGCTGAACTACCCAGACAGTTCCCTTCATTATCTCGGCACACCGCGGCTGCCGTTCCTCTTCTACCCTTCCCGATGCCAGCATCAACGTTGAACTTTACATGTTGAGGGGGTGGTGCTCTTGGTCGCCTCGCTGCACTTCTTGCTGGAGGTGGCTGAGCCGCTGCATGTTGGACTACCCGGCTTTCCCCTAGCAAAGATAGCTCTTCCAAGAATCTGTTAACGAACGAGACGATTGTTggcgaacgttgcagaaaattaaaatttttcctacggtttcaccaagatccatctatgagttcatctagcaacgagtcatgggagagtgattgcatctacataccacttgtagatcacgtgcggaagtgttcaatggaacggggttgatggagtcgtactcaccgtgattcagatcaccgatgacctagtgccgaacggacagcacctcgcgttcaacacacgtacggagcggatgacgtctcctccttcttgatccagcaagggggaaggagaggttgatgaagatccagcagcacgatggcgtggtgatggatgcagcagaacttcggcaaggcttcgctaagcaactacgggaggaggaggaggtgttgcagggaggagggaggcgccagggcttattgggtgcggccacccctccctcccctccctttatataggcgcaagagaggggggagggcgcagccttgccccttcctccaaggaaggggtgcggccaagagggggggaggagtccatcctccccaaggcacctcggaggtgccttcccctctttggactctcccctctccaagtctccttggcgcatgggcctcttggggctggtgcccttggcccatataggccaaggcgcaccccctacagcccatgtggcccccggaggCAGGTGGACccctccggtggacccccggacccctttcggcagtcccggtacaataccgataaagtgcgaaacttttccggcgaccaaaacaagacttcctatatataaatctttacctccggaccattctggaactcctcgtgacgtccgggatctcatccgggactccgaacaacattcggtttgctgcatactcatattcatacaaccctagcgtcaccgaaccttaagtgtgtagaccctacgggttcgggagacacgtagacatgaccgagacggttctcgggcaataaccaacagcgggatctggatacccatgttggctcccacatgctcctcgatgatgtcatcggatgaaccacgatgtcgaggattcgatcaaaccccgtatacaattccctttgtcaatcggtacgttacatgcccgagactcgatcgtcggtatcccaatacctcgttcagtctcgttaccggcaagtcactttactcgtaccgtaatgcatgatcccatgaccaaacacttggtcactttgagctcattgtgatgatgcattaccgagtgggcccagagatacctctccgtcatacggagtgacaaatcccagtctcgatccgtgtcaacccaacagacactttcggagatacctgtagtgcacctttatagtcacccagttacgttgtgacgtttggtacacccaaagcactcctacggtatccgggagttacacgatctcatggtctaaggaaaagatacttgacattggaaaagctctagcaaaacgaactacacgatcttgtgctatgcttaggattgggtcttgtccatcacatcattctcctaataatgtgatcccgttgtcaatgacatctaatgtccatagtcaggaaaccatgactatctgttgaccaacgagctagtcaactagaggctcactagggacatgttatggtctatgtattcacacgtgtattacgatttctggataatacagttatagcatgaataaaagacaattatcatgaacaaggaaatataataataacccttttattattgcctctagggcatatttccaacagtctcccacttgcactagagtcaataatctagttacattgtgatgaatcgaacacccatagagttctggtgttgatcatgttttgctcgcgagagaggtttagtcaatggatctgcgacattcagatccgtatgtactttgcaaatatctatgtctccatcttgaacattttcacggatggagttgaaacgacgcttgatgtgcctggtcttcttgtgaaacctgggctccttggcaagggcaatagctccagtgttgtcacagaagagtttgatcggccccgacgcattgggtatgactcctaggtcggtgatgaactccttcacccaaattgcttcatgcgctgcctccgaggctgccatgtactccgtttcacatgtagatcccgccacgacgctctgcttgcagctacaccagcttactgctccaccattcaacatatacacgtatccggtttgtgtcgaagctagcgtcgacgtaaccctttacgacaagctcttcgtcacctccataaacgagaaacatgtcctttgtccttttcaggtacttcaggatattcttgaccgctgtccagtgttcgttgccgggattactttggtaccttcctaccaaacttacggcaaggtttacatcaggtctggtacacagcatggcatacataatagatcctatggctgaggcataggggatgacgctcatctcttctttatcttttgccgtgatcgggcattgagccgagctcaatctcacaccttgcagtacaggcaagaaccctttcttggactgatccattttgaacttcttcaaaatcttatcaaggtatgtgctttgtgaaagacctatgaggcgtctcgatctattcctatagatcttgatgcctaatatataagcagcttctccaagatccttcattgaaaaacacttattcaagtaggacttaatactgtccaagaattctatattatttcccatcaaaagtatgtcatctacatataatatgagaaatgctacagagctcccactcactttcttgtaaacgcaggcttctccataagtctgcataaacccaaacgctttgatcatctcatcaaagcgaatgttccaactccgagatgcttgcaccagcccataaatggatcgctggagcttgcatactttgtcagcgttcttaggatcgacaaaaccttccggctgcatcatatacagttcttccttaagatgcccgtttaggaatgccgttttgaggtccatctgccatatctcataatcatagtatgcggcaattgctaacatgattcggacggacttaagcttcgctacgggagagaaagtctcatcgtagtcaatcccttgaacttgccgataacccttagcgacaagtcgagctttatagatggtgacattaccatccgcgtccgtcttcttcttaaagatccatttgttttctatcgctcgccgatcatcgggcaagtcagtcaaagtccatactttgttttcatacatggattctatctcggatttcatggcttcaagccatttgttggaatctgggcccgctatcgcttcttcatagttcgaaggttcaccattgtctaacaacatgatttccaggacagggttgccgtaccactctggtgcggaacgtgtccttgtggacctacgaagttcagtaggaacttgatcagaagtaccttgatcatcgtcattattttcctcttcagttggtgtaggcatcacaggaacattttcctgagctgcactaccatcctgttcaagaggtagtacttcatcgagttctactttcctcccatttacttctttcgagagaaactcttttttccagaaaggatccgttcttggcaacaaagatcttgccctcggatcttaagtagaaggtatacccaatggtttctttggggtatcctatgaagacgcatttttccgacttgggttcgagcttttcaggttgaagtttcttgacataagcatcgcatccccaaacttttagaaacgacagcttaggtttcttcccaaaccataattcatatggtgtcgtctcaacggatttagacggtgccctatttaaagtgaatgtagctgtctctagagcgtatccccaaaatgatagcggtaaatcggtaagagacatcatagatcgcaccatatctaatagagtgcgattacgacgttcggacacaccgttacgctgaggtgttccaggcggcgtgagttgtgaaacaattccatattttcttaagtgtgtaccaaattcgtgacttaaatattctcctccatgatccgaccgtaagaattttatctttcggtcatgttgattctctacttcattctgaaattccttgaacttttcaaaggtctcagacttgtgtttcatcaagtagacatacccatatctactcaagtcatcagtgagagtgagaacataacgatatcctccgcgagcctcaacactcattggaccgcacacatcggtatgtatgatttccaacaagttggttgctcgctccattgttccggagaacggagtcttggtcattttgcccatgaggcatggttcgcatgtgtcaaatgattcataatcgagagactctaaaagtccatcagcatggagcttcttcatgcgcttgacaccaatgtgaccaaggcggcagtgccacaagtatgtgggactatcgttatcaactttacatcttttggtattcacgctacgaatatgtgtaacactacgttcgagattcattaagaataaaccattgaccatcagggcatgaccataaaacatatctctcatataaatagaacaaccattattctcggatttaaatgagtagccatctcgtattaaacgagatccagatacaatgttcatgctcaaacttggcaccaaataataattattaagGTTCAGAACTAATCCcgcaggtaaatgtagaggtaacgtgccgacgcgatcacatcgaccctggaaccattcccgacgcgcatcgtcacctcgtccttcgccagtctctgcttattccgcagctcctgctgtgagttacaaatatgagcaacggcaccggtatcaaatacccaggagttactacgagtactggtaaggtacacatcaattacatgtatatcaaatatacctttagtgttgccggccttctaatccgctaagtatttagggcagttccgcttccagtgacccttccccttgcaataaaagcactcagtctcaggcttgggtccattctttgacttcttcccggtaactggcttaccaggcgcggcaacctccttgccgtccttcttgaagttcttcttacccttgcccttcttgaacttagtggtcttattgaccatcaacacttgatgttctttcttgatttcaacctctgctgacttcagcatagaaaatacttcagaaatggtctttaccatcccctgcatattgtagttcatcacaaagctcttgtagcttgatgggagcgactgaaggattctgtcaatgaccgcctcatcagggaggttaatattcagctgggtcatatggttgtgcaacccagacatcttgagtatgtgctcactgacagaactattttcctccatcttacaactatagaacttgtcggagatgtcatatctctcgacccgggcgtgagcttggaaaactagtttcaactcctcgaacatctcatatgctccatgatgctcaaagcgcttttggagccccggttctaagttgtaaagcatgtcgcactgaacgagggagtaatcatcagcacgtgtctgccaaacattcaaatcgtcttgcagtgctgggagagcaggtgggtcacctaacggtgcttcaaggacatatgctttcttggcagctatgaggatgatcctaaggttccggacccagtctgtatagttgctgccatcatctttcagcttggttttctctaggaacgtgttgaagttcatgttgacatgagcgttggccatttgatctacaagacatattt
It contains:
- the LOC119341353 gene encoding zealexin A1 synthase-like, with the translated sequence MAQQDQEVMYYNNYLFLLLPMVLLLIVKFRLPRKHGGKNLPPGPWRLPVIGSLHHLVGALALPHRALRDLARAYDAPLMLLHLGELEVTVASSAGAASEIMKTHDAAFATRPRTATMRALTREGLGIAFAPHGEHWRQARKLSTTGLLGARQVRSQRGAREVETAALVATVASLSSASGPMNVSFLLSAYITDVVTRTVLGHPIGDLRDEFLERLDEGVKLVVGFSLADLFPSSRLARAFSGALRRAELLSREMSQLMDRITEEHRARRMSAGTRDEEEDLLDVLIRIQADGGIDGPLDNRTIRAIITDMFAAGSESTSTTIEWAMAELMRAPAALLRAQSEVRGTFAGESRVREEALPELHYLHLVIKETLRLHPVAPLLLPRECLEPRRVLGYDVPKGVMVLINAWAIGRDTASWGADAEEFRPERFEEAGAAAPDFRGTNFEFVPFGAGRRMCPGITFGLAVLELALASLLFHFDWELPAGSSGELDMAEAVGAAVRRMSDLRLHATVRVPVPAPTL